In uncultured Desulfobacter sp., one DNA window encodes the following:
- a CDS encoding MarR family winged helix-turn-helix transcriptional regulator, with protein sequence MTQTEIAKSEQKSVVKKISRLNRLNSNSLTKQLAEIGIARGTLPFLMEVLCRDGIIQQEITQALSIDPAATARALQQLEKSGFINRRENKDNRRQKCVYSTKKTREIKGKILEILQVHNTKLFDGFTNKEKNDCLNMLDRMIFNMCN encoded by the coding sequence ATGACCCAAACAGAAATAGCCAAATCTGAACAGAAATCTGTCGTAAAAAAGATATCCAGGCTAAACAGATTGAATTCCAACAGTCTAACCAAGCAATTGGCTGAAATTGGAATAGCCCGAGGTACCCTGCCTTTTCTGATGGAAGTCCTGTGCCGTGATGGCATTATCCAGCAAGAAATAACCCAGGCTCTTTCAATTGATCCGGCTGCAACCGCCCGTGCCTTGCAGCAACTGGAAAAATCGGGCTTTATAAACCGACGCGAAAATAAAGACAACCGACGTCAAAAGTGCGTCTATTCAACAAAGAAAACCAGAGAAATAAAGGGAAAGATACTTGAAATTTTACAAGTCCATAATACAAAATTATTTGACGGATTTACGAATAAGGAAAAAAACGATTGTCTCAACATGCTTGATCGAATGATCTTTAATATGTGTAATTAA